In the Gammaproteobacteria bacterium genome, CGGCCCCTCTCCCAAAGGGAGAGGGGAGAAAGGCAAATAGGTAGCAACTTGAGTTGACTTCCTATTTTTCAACTGCATACTTTCCTAAAGTATAGATTGATTCTGCTACTCCGCTGCGCTGCGCGCAGAATGATTTACTATTTTTCAACTGCGTAACTTCTACTATGTTTGAACAATTACGCGATATCCATTTACCGACCCCGATCTCCTGGTGGCCACCTGCTCCTGGTTGGTGGTTTCTGGCAGGATTATTATTGGTGCTAATTGGATTGGCCACATGGTTGCTGCGCCTACGTCGGGGCGAACGGTGGCGCCGCGCAGCCTTTCACGAGTTAACCCAATTACGCTGCTTGCATCAGGCGGGGACGCTCAATGCTCATGATACGGTACGCCGTCTTTCCATATTGGTGCGCCGGGTTGCGCTTACCCGATTTCCGCGCGTCGAAGTGGCCTCGCTGCATGGCGAGGAATGGCTCGCCTTTCTCGACCGTGGCTTTAATGACGCAGCCGATCAGCCCTTTCAACAGGGAGTCGGTCGCGCTTTGGCTACTGTCCCGTACATGGCGACCACGCGGATTGAAGCCGAAGAACTGCTGAAATTAACCGAACGTTGGTTTAAGGCGCTTGGCAACCGTCAATAAAAAACTCATGATCAAAAAGACCTATCATGCCTAAAATGGTTGATTTTTTGAAATTGCGAGACCAGCTTTTTCTGATTATTGGTCCCTGCGTTATTGAAAGTCTAAATTTCGCATTGGAAACTGCCGAGGAATTAAAATCAATCCTCACTGTGGCGGGGCTACCATTTATTTATAAATCGTCGTTTGATAAGGCTAATCGCAGTTCTTCTGGGAGCTTTCGAGGCTTGGGAATGGATAACGGTCTTGCGATTCTTGCCGCAATTCGAGAAAAACTGGATATTCCCGTTTTAACTGATGTCCATGAATCTTGGCAGGCGCAACCAGTAGCCCAGGTGGTCGATATGCTGCAAACTCCGGCGTTTCTATGTCGTCAAACGGATTTTATCGCCGCGATTGCCGCCACTGGTAAACCCGTCAATTTTAAGAAAGGTCAATTTCTGGCACCATGGGATATGCAGAACGTCATTCATAAGGCGCAATTAGCAGCGCGGTCAGTGGGAATGCCGGATAATCATTTTACCGTTTGCGAGCGTGGCTCCTCATTTGGTTTTGGCAACTTGGTGGTGGATATGCGTGGATTACGGATAATGGCCGAGACTACCGGCTGTCCGGTTGTTTTTGACGCAACCCATTCCGTGCAATTGCCAGGCGCGCACGGCACCAGCAGCGGCGGTCAAAGAGAATTCGTTCCAGATTTAGCCCGTGCTGCGGTGGCTACTGGCGCGGTAAATGGAATTTTCATAGAGGCGCATCCCTGCCCGAAAAAAGCTCCCTGCGATGGCCCCAATATGGTAGCGTTCAAAAATTTACCAAAATTATTGGCCGAGTTGAAATCTATCTATAATCTGGTTAAGGAATCTTGAAGAATGTCCGTAATCATCGTAATTCCCGCGCGTTTTGGATCTTCTCGCCTTCCCGGTAAGCCATTGCTAGATATTCTAGGCAAGCCAATGATTCAGCATGTCGTTGAACGTGCATCTGCGGTGCGTAGCGTTTGCAAGGTGGTGGTAGCGACCGACGATGAGCGCGTGGCGGAAAAAGTTCGATCTTTTGGTGGTGAGGTAATGATGACCAATCCCGATCATGCTTCCGGTACGGATCGATTGGTCGAGGTAATGGCAGCCATTCCCGGCGATCTGTATGTCAATCTCCAGGGTGATGAGCCAATGGCGCGTTCCGGGGATATTGACAAATTAATTAATGGAATGATGGCCGATGAATCCGTGCAAGTTGGGACGCTTTATCATGCGTGCGCTATTGAGGAAGCGCGTAATCCAAACGTTGTCAAGGTCGTTCTTGCCGCCAATGGTGATGCCCTTTATTTTAGCCGAGCACTCATCCCTTTTCCCCGCGATAATGACACTCCAGGTATTTATTTTAAGCATGTGGGCGTATATGCCTACCGCCATCATGTATTGGAACAATACGGTCGATTGAATCCACCGCTGTTGGAAAAAATGGAAAAGCTGGAACAATTACGCTTACTGCACGCAGGTTTGAAAATTCGTGGCTTTGCGGTGGAACCCACCGGACCGGGTGTTGATACGCCGGAATGTCTGGAACGAGTACGGGCGTTGATGGCAGGAAATCCTGATCCGCATCAATTCAGCTTCCGCGATGTGAAATTGGTAATTACTGACGTGGACGGCGTATTGACCGATGGTGGAATATTTTACGATGCTACTGGTGAATGTCTAAAACGCTTTCATGCACGAGATGGTCTCGGTATGGAAATTTTGCGGGAGCAGGGGATTCAGGTGGCCATGGTATCGGGGCGTGATTCACTTGCGTTACGCAAACGCGCTGCTGATTTAGAAATTGCGCTATTTCGTTTTGATGTCAAGGATAAGGCCGCTGTTTGCCGCGAAGTAATGAAGGAAGCAGGAGTAACGCCACAACAAACCGTGTGTATTGGTGATGATATTATTGATCTACCAGCATTCGCAGTTTGTGGATTTTCATTCGCGGTGGCGGATGCGCCAATTTACGTGCGCCAGGCTGCGAATCGTACCTTGACTTTGCGTGGTGGAGAGGGAGCTGTCCGCGAAGTAGCTGATATACTCCTGGCTGCGCGCGGACATTCCGATTTTTTAGCCCAGTAGCCGGGTAAATTATCATGCCGCGTGTAGATTTTTATATTTTACCCGACGCTCTTCTCAATGGACGGCTGTTATTCGCTTGTCGTCTGACCGAAAAAGCGCATTCCCTGGGTCATCCTGTTTACCTTCATACCGCATCATCGCGTGTAGCAGAACATTTAAATCATTTATTATGGACTTACCGCGAGGATAGCTTTTTACCTCACTGCTTGATGGAGGAACGTTTACTTCCGGTTCCCCCTATCCTGATTGACGACGAGCGTGGTCCTGAAGCCAGGGGAACGCCGCTGGAAGAGACCCTGACGCGAATGCATACATTGCTCTGCCCCATTACGGACATGCCGCCATGGGAAGGACCAGCCGCACCGGGGGTGGTATTGATTAACCTCGCCACTACCGTACCTGTGTTTTTTGAACAGTTTACGCGCATAGCGGAAATCGTGGATCAGGACCAACAAAATCTCACAACAGGACGAGCGCGTTTTATTTTTTATCGAGATCGTGGCATTCATCCTGAAAATCATAAGTTACCCGCAACACCACGATAGTCAAAACCCCGCGACTCTCCGGGATCGATGGGGTTTCCACGTCGAAGATTTATGCACCGTGCAGCAATGCGCGGGATCCCGCCAGGTCAGGCGGGCGACCAAGCATTAGCTGCGGACTCCAAATGACTGACACGACACGCCATTATCGGCAACGACGGCGATATTTCATCATTCTTTTAATCCTGTTGGCTTTGATGGCGTTAATGGCGCTATTCGTGGCGTTGTGGGTGGGAAGCGTGCCTATAGCGCCGGGCGTAGCGTGGGCATTGCTAACAGGTAGCGGTGGAGACGGGCTGGACGCAGAAATAGTGTTACGTTTGCGCCTGCCGCGGGCACTCACTGCTTTCGCCACAGGAGGATTGCTCGCCCTTTCAGGAGCCTTGCTGCAAGTGTTGTTGCGTAACCCATTGGCGGAACCTTACCTGCTCGGTGTTTCTGGAGGGGCGGCGGTGGGAGCGCTGTCGGTGCTGATGGCGGGATTGGGAGGGGGATGGTTGCGGGGAGCTGCCTGCTACGGTGCGCTGGTTTCGACCGTACTGGTTCTTGGCTTGAGTCGCGGTGGACCTGGAGCGTGGCATACCACCCGAGTCTTGTTGACCGGAGTGGTCGTGGCGGCGGGCTGGGGCGCGGTGGTCAGTCTCCTGTTAGCGATTAGCCCCGAGGCCGGCCTGCGCGGGATGCTGTTCTGGCTCATGGGTGATCTCGGACAAAGCCAGGCACCCGAAATTGCCCTCGCTACCCTTGCCCTGGGTCTGGTAATAGCCCTGGCTTTGGCTCCCTACCTCAACATCATTGCCCGTGGTGAACTAACTGCGGCAGCCCTCGGGGTCGCAGTAGACGAGATCCGTCTCGCTGTTTATTTACTCTCCAGCGTCCTGACCGCAGTGGCGGTGACCGAAGGCGGTAGTATCGGTTTCGTGGGTTTAATCGTGCCGCATATCATCCGTGTTATCGTCGGGGTCGATCATCGATTACTTCTGCCCGCCACCGTTTTGCTGGGAGGCGTGTTATTGTTGATCACAGACACTGTGGCACGAACGATTGCTGCGCCGCGAGAACTCCCCGTAGGCGTGGTGACTGCCCTCATCGGGGTGCCGGTCTTCCTTGTGCTGCTGCACGTAAACAGTTATTCATCCACCAACGTCCGAAAAAATAATCATGTCCGCGCCAACCATTGCACTCGCCATGGATCTTGTCTCCCGACCTTCCGTGACTCCTGAAGATGCTGGTTGTCAGGAATTAATCAGCACGCGCTTGCAGTCTTGTGGTTTTATCATTGAACGCCTTACCTTCGGGCCAGTGACTAATCTTTGGGCAAGACGTGGCAATGAGCCGCCGCTCGTAGTTCTGGCCGGTCATACCGACGTAGTACCGCCTGGACCACTTGAGCATTGGTCCACGCCTCCCTTTACGCCGACCCTGCGTGATGGCTTCCTTTGGGGGCGTGGCGCGGCAGACATGAAAGGCGGCCTAGCAGCGATGGTCACGGCGGTTGAGTCCTTTCTCGGCGACCATCCCCATCATCGTGGTTCAATCGGGTTTCTGATTACCTCCGACGAAGAGGGCGTTGCCATCAATGGCACCCAACGAGTAGTTGCATATTTACAACAGCAAGGCGTGACCATTGATGCCTGCCTTCTGGGCGAACCCACCAGCGAAAAACGTATCGGCGATTGCGTTAAAAATGGCCGGCGTGGTTCTCTCAATGGAACGCTCACTCTTCGAGGAAAACAGGGGCATGTAGCCTATCCTGATTTAGTCGTGAACCCCATCCACCGTTTTGCCCCAGCCTTAGCCGAGCTTTCCACAACTACTTGGGACAATGGTAACGAATATTTTCCGCCCACCAGTTTTCAGATTTCTAACTTGCACGCGGGCACCGGTGCGGTGAATATTGTCCCTGGCGAATTAAATGCTCTGTTCAATTTCCGTTTTTCGACGGCAGTAACGGTCGCGGAATTAAAAAAATGTTTTACCGATATTCTGGAGCGTCATGGTCTTGATTATCACCTCGCCTGGAGCCTTTCCGGGGAACCTTTTCTGACCCGCCAGGGCACGCTATTGGAGGATGTTCAGGAGGCCATTCTGAAAATCACCGGACATCGCACCCGATTTTCCACTGCAGGCGGAACTTCCGATGGGCGCTTTATCGCTCCCACTGGTGCCCAGGTAATTGAATTAGGATTACTGAACACCACCATTCATCAAGTGAATGAACGAGTAGCACTCGCAGATTTGGATATTTTGCAACGAATTTACCAAAGCCTGCTGGAGCGGTTGTTGTTGAGTACCACCAACGGAAGCTGACAATCACCAAAATCTGCCGACGACCGCCCTGTTTCGCTACACTTCGCAATGGCTTACATCGACGCGGTCGCTTGCTATCCATGACGCGCTGCGACGAGCTTGCAACGCGGCGATAAAAAGTCGTAGTGCTTGACCTCGGTGGCTTAATTGGTTTTTCACTTCCGGTGCCAGTTGCGCTGAGGTACAACCATGGCCAGGAACAAAAAAAATCGGATCATAGCCAAAACCATTGTTTCCCACTGGAGCATAAGTGAGATGCCCCTCCCAGATTCCTTCGCAAACAATTGGCGTGGGATCGCGTGGATGGCGCATATAAACCAAAACGCAAATAAACTGGGCGGTGCGTTCCTCGGGAGGAACCTGTTCCATGTCCCGCAAAAGTTTCTCTAAATTGGCAGCGTCACTCGCTCCTGGACCGGCGTAACGCGCCGACCAAACTCCCGGCGCGCCTTCCAAGGCATCGACCGCGAGGCCCGAATCATCGGCAATGGCGGGAAGACCGCTGTGGGCCGCCGCGTGACGCGCCTTAATCAAGGCATTCTCGATGAAACTAATACCAGTTTCTTCTACTTCCTGGATTTTGAATTGAGATTGAGGCCAGATAGTGATTCCTGGTCTAGCAAGGATCTGGCTTACCTCCCGAATTTTGCCGGGATTTCCACTGGCTAAAACTATTTCATGGGGATGTTGCATTAACTTTCTCAATTTGTTTGAAATATTTCGGATTGGTTTTCCGGATCTCGCTTCAGTGCCATGCGTTGGGTGGCGAGCAGCCGAGTAATGCCGCTTTCAGCAAGGGTCAATAATGAATCCAGCTCGGAACGGCGGAAGGCATATCCCTCAGCGGTCCCCTGAATTTCGATGAAAGCCCCATCATCATTCATCACCACGTTCATATCCGTTTCCGCTCCAGAATCTTCGACATAATCCAAGTCGAGCACAGGAATACCACCGACAATCCCCACAGAAACCGCCGCCACCGATCCACGCAGGGGATCATTCGATAGCAAACCGCGTTGCCGCAAAATATCGATAGCATCCACTAAAGCGATATAACCACCCGTAATCGCGGCGGTACGGGTTCCCCCATCTGCTTGCAAAACATCGCAATCCACAGTGATGGTACGTTCGCCTAGCATCGCCAGGTTAGTTACTGCGCGCAGGGATCTTCCGATAAGACGTTGAATTTCTTGGGTACGTCCAGTTTGACGACCGACGGTGGCCTCGCGGGCGCAGCGAGTCGTGGTGGCGCGCGGCAACATGCCATACTCCGCAGTCACCCAACCCTGGGCCTTGCCTTTAAGAAAAACAGGGACGCGATCTTCGACTGAGGCAGTACACAACACACAAGTATCACCGAATTCCACTAATACTGAACCCTCAGCGTGCCGGGTGTAGTGGCGAGTAAAACGGACAGGACGTAATTCATCGGGAGATCGACCACTGAAACGCATTGGATGACTTTATAGTTAGGAGGGTCAGGGATTATCAGAAGAATGGTGAAATTTCCCGCCAAAATATTCAAGATAGGAGTTACACAGTTGAATTTGTAATTCTATACAGGATTGAGTTTTTTCTGTCATTCTGCGCGCAGTCGCAGAACGCAGAATCTATGTAGATGGATTCTGCGACTCCGCTTCGCGCAGAAAGACTTACTATTTTTCAACTGCGTAACTCCTACAAGATTCAAACATCAGTCAGGAACAGCCGCACCGCTTCCATGTATTGCTGATCGAGAATATCGACGATAGTGGCAATACTGCCTTCCGCCAGGGCCAGGATACGCCAGGCTTTTTGATCGAGGGGAGAAACCCATTGCTCACCGCTATTCCCAAGGGAAAGTCCTTGAACAATAATTTCTGCAAGATGGACAATAGCCGCAGCTTCTGGGTAGGCACTAGCAATGGTTGGCGAGTGGTGACAGCCTACTGGTTCTTGAACTGCGTCTGGCAGACGCCAAGCTTTGAGTAAGGCCGCGCCCAATCCGCCATGATTGAAACCCAGGACTTCGCGTTCGACGCGGTACAACAATTCACCTCCCTGTTGACAGCGAGTTAACGCAATTTTTGCTTTATCCGGGATGAGGGTTACGCTTAACAATAACCCGATATCATGAAGTAAGCCCAATACATAAAATTGTTCAATATTTCCAGCTCGCCGTAAGGTGGCAATCGCCCGAGCGGCAATGCCACAAGCAATCGAATGCCGCCAGAATGATTGCATATCTACCAAATCACTGGATATCCCCTTAAAAATACTGATCACGCTGGTGGCAAGCACGAGTTCACGAATCTGCTGGGTGCCAATGATGGTAATTGCCTGAGAGATGGTATTTATCCGGCTTGGAAAATTGAACATCGCGCTATTTGCAATTCGGAGCAAACGCGCGGACAGAGAAGTATCTTCGGAAATAACATTGGAGATATCAGAGAGGCTAACATTGGGATCATCAATAATCGCCACTAGCTGATAAAAAATCTCCGGCAAGGATGGTATAGAGTGCGCTTTTTGCACCAGTTGATATGGATCATGCGCCATGAGTATTCGTCCCAAGTTTTTGGGCAATACGCTGTATGGATAAAGCGATCAGCTCCTTAATTGCAGGATGTTCATGTTCAGTATGTTGAAATAATGATTTTGCAATATCTGTCGCCTCGGCCAACCGCGCAGGATCAATATTGATAACCAATTTATGCTCAACTTCATGGTCTTCAGTGACAATTTCAATAAACCTGATTCCCCAGGTTTTCAGCATTTTAATATGCTTATCGGTAATTTCTGCACCACTGCGAACAAGAACCCGGCCACTACGGTCCTTGACATCAACCGCAACGATCATACCGGCATTCGCCTGTTCCATTTTAATAGTTGCCATGTACCGCTACTATGTTTGTTCAAGCATTAGGTAATAGTTTCAATTTTCCCATGAATCATCAGTGTCTCCGAGAAATCTCACCTTCGAGAGTGGTAAGAATAAGGAGACAATTTTACTAAGAGTTACCCAAGGTGAATCTTATTACTTTGTTGCAATGTAGTCCGATTGCTCGGATTTAGGTTAGTCAATATCAGATTTTTTTTCAGTAGCCTCGTCCTTTAGGGCAGGGTAATTGATCCTACGATGAAATAATTCTATCCCCAGGATAATTCCAAAAAATACAACAAATGCTGACGCCAACAATGTTAGAGAGATTGGTATTTCCAGCGCAATCCATCCAGCAAGCAGCCGCGTTGTATACAATCCTGATTTTATCGTTCCATCCAGAAGTAACGCTGATCTGGAATAAACGTAATAAATAAGACTAAAAAAATAGTAAACAATTAATAGCGTTAGAAATTCCAGCGGGAGCGGAACCGCCATCAATATGGTAACCATGAGTAGGGATGGTACCAGAATCGCACCATGAATGATGGACATTGTCCCGGCGACAAAGGAATAGTCGCGTTTATGTGGGAGATGGCGATCAATGGCCAAGTTTAGCAAATCGCACAACAGGTAGACGCTTGAGGCGCAGGAACAAAAAGAGAAGAAAGCCCACCCAGCTTGAATCCACGCTACAGGATCAGTGTAGCGTTGGCTGAGAAATAAAGGTAAAAAAATCAGTAAATTTTTGATCCAGCGGCGGGGGCGTAACGTCCTGAGGTAGATTTTCCATACCCCCTGGCGGTCGTCGAAGATCGCCGCTATCGGTGCCCGGGTGCGGGCCTTATTTTCCACACCCGGCACCGGATTGACTAAAATTGCCGCGCGCGCGCGTGACCATACCGCTAGATCAGCGCGGCTATTGCCCGCATAGTCGAAACCACGTTCTCCATAAGTGCCGGCCAAGCATTCTCCCTTGCGTGCGCGTGATAAATTTTGGCCATTTTGAGTAGCTAACACTGATTCAAAAATCCCTAGATGACACGCTACTTGTTCAGCGAAGCGCCAATGCGAAGCAGTAGCCAGCACCAGGCGGCGTCCAGTTGCGTGGTGCTGGCGCAGGTAAGCAAGAAACTCACTGTGATACGGAAGAACGCTGGCGTCGATCTGAACCCGGCAAACGAGCTGTTCCTTGAGATATGCCCGCCCTTGCAGCAACCAAAAAGGTATTAAAAAAATCGTCAATGGCGCTTGACGCAGTAGTGCGAAAAGCGACTCTATTAGTAAATCGGTATTGATTAACGTACCATCCAGATCCACGCACAATGGTGGATCCTGAGATTTAATGCTTTCATAAATAAACAGAGACTTCACGTAAAGATTCTCCATTGATTACCAGACAATCGATATTTAGATTTGAAAACGAATCATTTGTTTGGCTTGATATTTTGTGTATTTTGGATAACAGGCATATTTGGCGAAAAAATTGACGAACTCATTATCTTGATCCCGCAATACCTGGCCTAAAACCGTAGCCGGAACTTTCGTTAGTCAGGAATAGATCGCTAATTTTTTCAGCCAGGTCAGTTCCCGTGAGAAATTCACGCCAGTAACGCGCTCTCCGAACTATTGATAAAGATTAGATCGCTATGAAAGGCGCGCATTCCATACCCAGCGGGCAGCACCAAAAAATTGCGTCAGCAGAATAAGCTGGAAAGCGGTAGAATAAATTATCAAATGATAAGAGCGTTCCATGGTGTTAAATTATCATGTAGTGTCAGTGAAAGCGATGGCGAACAAAAAGCAGGCGTTCGATGAAACGCGAACCCAGAAGCCACGCCGGAAACGCAAGACGGGCACCGAACGGCGCGGAACTTTTGGAATAAATTTTATGAAACTTACTACGCTCATTTTCGATGTTGATGGCACGCTCGCAGACACAGAACGCGACGGTCACCGCGTGGCTTACAACCAGGCATTCGTCGCGGCTGGACTGGATTGGGAGTGGTCGCCAGGTCTTTACGGAGAGCTGCTTCAGGTGACTGGTGGCAAGGAACGAATGCGTTTTTATGTGGAGCGCTATCGTCATGACTTTCAGAATCGTCCGGATCTTGATCGATTCATCGCCGATCTTTATGTCACTAAGACGTGCTTCTTCGCCGATTTGGTGAATGCTCGTGGCATTCCACTACGTCCCGGAGTTTCGCGTTTGCTACATGAAGCACGCGCCTCTGGCCTGCGTTTGGCCATCGCCACCACGACTTCTCCTCATAATGTCAACGCACTGTTGGAATCGAATTTAGGAGCCGCGAGTCGTGATTGGTTTGCGTGCATCGGTGCCGGAGATATCGTTTCAAATAAAAAGCCATCTCCAGACATATATTTATATGTCATAGAGCGGCTTGGTATCGGTCCCGGTGAATGTATTGGCTTCGAGGATTCCGCTATCGGCGTGCGCGCGGCCCGTGCCGCCGGACTTCCCGTGTTGGTAACTACCAACGATTACACTCAAAATCAGGATTTTACCGGCGCGCAATTGGTGGTAGATCATTTAGGTGAACCCGACCGACCTTTTACCGTGTTGGCAGGTAATGCCAGAGGTGCAAATTTGGTGGATGTAGCTTTGCTCCGCGCAATTACCCAGAATCTATAAAAATTTTTATCGTCCGGCCACGCGCCTCGCGCGCAACCGCAGACCTTCTAGCAGGGTATTGCGGACATCGCCATCGGTGGTGATGGGGATGACATCAACGCCAAGGCGCGATGTCAAAGTCAATAATTGCATGCGGCAGCGCTCCCAGCGTTCCCGGTAAAGCGTGCGGCCTTCGGTGCTGTCGGTATCTACTTCTACTCGCTGGCCATCGGGACTGGAAAATAATACCCGTCCCATTGGCGGAAGATTGCGATCCACTGGGTCATCCACCGGCATCAGCACTACTTCCCGACGTTGGCGAAGCCGCCCGATGGGGCGTTCCAGGTCTGTTGGGTCACGGTTAAAATCGCCGATGAGGAAAACCAGGGTGCCCGTAGGAGTGCTGCGGTTGAGGTTTTCCAGGGCTTCAAGGAGCGGATCAGCGTGGGGACGACCAGGAGTGACGGGTTCGGTAAGTGCTCGCAATATTCGCCATAAGGAACGTCGCGCCCGAGTCGGACGGAAATTACGCGGACCGAGCGCCGGATCTCCGTAAAGCAACGCGCCCACTCGATCTTGATTGCTGTTGGCTGACCAGCCAAGTAGAGCAGCGGCACGCGCCGCCTGAATAGACTTGAAGGTACCGCGAGTACCAAAAGCCATTCCCGCGCCAGTGTCAATACAAAAAACCACAGTGCGCTCACGTTCTTCACGAAAGATTTTAAGATGTGGCACACCAGTGCGGGCAGTGACCCGCCAATCCATATTGCGGATCTCGTCGCCTTCGCGGTACTCGCGGACTTCCTCGAAGTCCATCCCTTGTCCCCGAAAAACCGAGGCGTAAAGTCCACATAACATCGAATTTACTGGATGATGGGAGGCAATTCCCACGGTGCGGGCTTGATGGCGTAATTCAAGAAGATCAGTGAGTTGGGGGCGGAGTGACAATGCAGGAATCTCGATGAATCGATGGATATTAATTATTTCATCAGTGTCTCCGAGAAACCTCGCCTTTTAGGGCGGGGAAGATAAGGAGACGGTTTTACAACCGTTCGGTAAAAACGCTGGTCAACCTCGGACTTGTTTTTACAAACCACGCCCTATTAGGGCGGGGTGATTAACCTACGGCACCGCCACTACTTGCAATAATTTATTGACAAAATCATTGGTAGTCACACCGTCGGCCTCGCCCTCGAAAGTAAGCAAAATGCGATGACGTAAAACATCGGCAGCCACTGCTTGGATGTGTGCTGGGGAAACATAGCGATCATTATTCAGCCAGGCACGGGCGCGGGCGCAACGGGCAAGGGCGATACTCGC is a window encoding:
- the kdsA gene encoding 2-dehydro-3-deoxyphosphooctonate aldolase — encoded protein: MPKMVDFLKLRDQLFLIIGPCVIESLNFALETAEELKSILTVAGLPFIYKSSFDKANRSSSGSFRGLGMDNGLAILAAIREKLDIPVLTDVHESWQAQPVAQVVDMLQTPAFLCRQTDFIAAIAATGKPVNFKKGQFLAPWDMQNVIHKAQLAARSVGMPDNHFTVCERGSSFGFGNLVVDMRGLRIMAETTGCPVVFDATHSVQLPGAHGTSSGGQREFVPDLARAAVATGAVNGIFIEAHPCPKKAPCDGPNMVAFKNLPKLLAELKSIYNLVKES
- the rph gene encoding truncated RNase PH; amino-acid sequence: MRFSGRSPDELRPVRFTRHYTRHAEGSVLVEFGDTCVLCTASVEDRVPVFLKGKAQGWVTAEYGMLPRATTTRCAREATVGRQTGRTQEIQRLIGRSLRAVTNLAMLGERTITVDCDVLQADGGTRTAAITGGYIALVDAIDILRQRGLLSNDPLRGSVAAVSVGIVGGIPVLDLDYVEDSGAETDMNVVMNDDGAFIEIQGTAEGYAFRRSELDSLLTLAESGITRLLATQRMALKRDPENQSEIFQTN
- a CDS encoding conserved hypothetical protein (Evidence 4 : Unknown function but conserved in other organisms), with amino-acid sequence MATIKMEQANAGMIVAVDVKDRSGRVLVRSGAEITDKHIKMLKTWGIRFIEIVTEDHEVEHKLVINIDPARLAEATDIAKSLFQHTEHEHPAIKELIALSIQRIAQKLGTNTHGA
- a CDS encoding HDOD domain-containing protein; translation: MAHDPYQLVQKAHSIPSLPEIFYQLVAIIDDPNVSLSDISNVISEDTSLSARLLRIANSAMFNFPSRINTISQAITIIGTQQIRELVLATSVISIFKGISSDLVDMQSFWRHSIACGIAARAIATLRRAGNIEQFYVLGLLHDIGLLLSVTLIPDKAKIALTRCQQGGELLYRVEREVLGFNHGGLGAALLKAWRLPDAVQEPVGCHHSPTIASAYPEAAAIVHLAEIIVQGLSLGNSGEQWVSPLDQKAWRILALAEGSIATIVDILDQQYMEAVRLFLTDV
- a CDS encoding DNA polymerase III subunit chi, translated to MPRVDFYILPDALLNGRLLFACRLTEKAHSLGHPVYLHTASSRVAEHLNHLLWTYREDSFLPHCLMEERLLPVPPILIDDERGPEARGTPLEETLTRMHTLLCPITDMPPWEGPAAPGVVLINLATTVPVFFEQFTRIAEIVDQDQQNLTTGRARFIFYRDRGIHPENHKLPATPR
- a CDS encoding 3-deoxy-manno-octulosonate cytidylyltransferase (CMP-KDO synthetase); its protein translation is MSVIIVIPARFGSSRLPGKPLLDILGKPMIQHVVERASAVRSVCKVVVATDDERVAEKVRSFGGEVMMTNPDHASGTDRLVEVMAAIPGDLYVNLQGDEPMARSGDIDKLINGMMADESVQVGTLYHACAIEEARNPNVVKVVLAANGDALYFSRALIPFPRDNDTPGIYFKHVGVYAYRHHVLEQYGRLNPPLLEKMEKLEQLRLLHAGLKIRGFAVEPTGPGVDTPECLERVRALMAGNPDPHQFSFRDVKLVITDVDGVLTDGGIFYDATGECLKRFHARDGLGMEILREQGIQVAMVSGRDSLALRKRAADLEIALFRFDVKDKAAVCREVMKEAGVTPQQTVCIGDDIIDLPAFAVCGFSFAVADAPIYVRQAANRTLTLRGGEGAVREVADILLAARGHSDFLAQ
- a CDS encoding iron complex transport system permease protein, giving the protein MTDTTRHYRQRRRYFIILLILLALMALMALFVALWVGSVPIAPGVAWALLTGSGGDGLDAEIVLRLRLPRALTAFATGGLLALSGALLQVLLRNPLAEPYLLGVSGGAAVGALSVLMAGLGGGWLRGAACYGALVSTVLVLGLSRGGPGAWHTTRVLLTGVVVAAGWGAVVSLLLAISPEAGLRGMLFWLMGDLGQSQAPEIALATLALGLVIALALAPYLNIIARGELTAAALGVAVDEIRLAVYLLSSVLTAVAVTEGGSIGFVGLIVPHIIRVIVGVDHRLLLPATVLLGGVLLLITDTVARTIAAPRELPVGVVTALIGVPVFLVLLHVNSYSSTNVRKNNHVRANHCTRHGSCLPTFRDS
- the dapE gene encoding succinyl-diaminopimelate desuccinylase; the protein is MSAPTIALAMDLVSRPSVTPEDAGCQELISTRLQSCGFIIERLTFGPVTNLWARRGNEPPLVVLAGHTDVVPPGPLEHWSTPPFTPTLRDGFLWGRGAADMKGGLAAMVTAVESFLGDHPHHRGSIGFLITSDEEGVAINGTQRVVAYLQQQGVTIDACLLGEPTSEKRIGDCVKNGRRGSLNGTLTLRGKQGHVAYPDLVVNPIHRFAPALAELSTTTWDNGNEYFPPTSFQISNLHAGTGAVNIVPGELNALFNFRFSTAVTVAELKKCFTDILERHGLDYHLAWSLSGEPFLTRQGTLLEDVQEAILKITGHRTRFSTAGGTSDGRFIAPTGAQVIELGLLNTTIHQVNERVALADLDILQRIYQSLLERLLLSTTNGS
- a CDS encoding DUF4381 domain-containing protein, producing MFEQLRDIHLPTPISWWPPAPGWWFLAGLLLVLIGLATWLLRLRRGERWRRAAFHELTQLRCLHQAGTLNAHDTVRRLSILVRRVALTRFPRVEVASLHGEEWLAFLDRGFNDAADQPFQQGVGRALATVPYMATTRIEAEELLKLTERWFKALGNRQ
- the rdgB gene encoding dITP/XTP pyrophosphatase, coding for MQHPHEIVLASGNPGKIREVSQILARPGITIWPQSQFKIQEVEETGISFIENALIKARHAAAHSGLPAIADDSGLAVDALEGAPGVWSARYAGPGASDAANLEKLLRDMEQVPPEERTAQFICVLVYMRHPRDPTPIVCEGIWEGHLTYAPVGNNGFGYDPIFFVPGHGCTSAQLAPEVKNQLSHRGQALRLFIAALQARRSASWIASDRVDVSHCEV